Part of the Zingiber officinale cultivar Zhangliang chromosome 8A, Zo_v1.1, whole genome shotgun sequence genome, gcctatgctagtggggatcagagttattatgaacaattcaatccatatcagaggatggtaattgatgcaagttgtcagaattatattcccgagacgcttggtgcaagttctagttttcctccaacaagtgaacaaatgtttgccactaatacattgccgttggaggagcctgatgtaccaggtctggatgaaatatattacaaatttcaagaagtattgagtgctgtaaatgaaccattatattccggttgtgacagtcagactaaattatctctcacatccagattattaaatataaaggcagatcataatatgtcgcaagattgttttaatgatgttgttcaagcgtttgacgatacattgccacgtgatcacagtttgcctcttgatttttacagtatgaaaaaactggtgaaagatttaggtcttccagttgaaagaattgatgtttgcagagatggttgtatgttatattggggagatgatgcagaagtagaggtttgtaaattctgtaatcaagataggtataagacaaccaggagtcaacaacgacgtaaagcacacagccagttgttttatttacctttaactcctaggttacaaagattgtatgcatcaaaggcaactgcggaacacatgacttggcatgcaactcatcaaacagaagagggtttaatgtgtcatccatcagatgcagatgcttggaaaaattttgatagaacatatccagattttgcaaaggagactagaaatattagattatgtctatgtgctgatggatttgctccgtttggtaaatcaggaagaaattattcttgttggccaaTTATTTTAACGCCGTATAATCTTCCtcctgggatgtgcatgaaaacaccttatatgtttttaacattggttgtaccaggtccgcaaaatccaaaaaagttaatagatatttatatgcaacctctgatagcagaacttaaacaactatgggatgaaggtgttcctacatacgatgttcattctaaccagatgtttatactgaaggctgctcttctttggaccataaatgactttccagcttatggtatgctatcaggttggagtactgctgggatcttgggatgcccaatatgtatggggagatcaaagtcattcagattgaaacacggaaagaaaccaagttattttgattgtcataggcaattcttaccaacaaatcataagttcagaaagaataaagatgaattcactaaaaataggatcgaaagaacacttccgccattgagattgactggtcaagatatttggtacagagtgcatcactttccctctgttattgaacaaccatatggtacaaattatgaatatgggagtacacataaatggactaaacgaagtatattttgggatttaccgtattggtttagtcatttgatacatcataatctcgatgtaatgcatattgagaagaatgtttttgataatctgataaatattgtgatggatatcaccggaaaaacaaaagacaatctcaatgcaagaaaagatatgcgactcatatgtaaaagacccactcttgatgtcgatgaaaatagtagaggaccaaagccaaaggcaatttatacattaaataaggatcaaagacgtgtcctatgtgaatggttgaaatctttgaaatttccagatgggtatgtctctaatcttggaagatgtgttgatatgaaagaatggaagttaattggtatgaaaagtcatgattgtcatatcataatgcaaagactgattcctattgcttttaaggaactcttaccataatttgtatggggagcgattacggagttaagtattttcctacatgatatttgctcaacagttttgaaacgttcacacatggagaagttagagagagatattccaatcattttgtgcaatttggaaagaatatttccaccctcttttttttgactccatggagcatcttttggttcacttgccatatgaggccaaagttggaggacccgttcattttcggtggatgtatccatttgagaGGTAGAGTGTGTTATTTGTATAATTCGAatgtttgaatgaaaaaaaaatatttctactcctggattatttatatatatatatatttaatataattttatatatcttcaacagattcttatatcatttgaagaaaaaggtgaaaaataaagcacgagttgaagcctctattgttaatgcatacattgtggaggaagtcaccacttttgcatcatattattttgaacctcatgttcaatgcaaaaggcgaagagcgggcagaaatgatgagggtcctattgatccaaatgttacctcattttcaatttttaactaccttggtcgaccaagtggaccatgtaaacaaagatacttaactggtaaagaatggcgagcagcccaaacatatattttactaaattgtccagaagtatcatcatattacgagtaagtatatatttttatttttatttttttattttttcaattgtttgtgtaacaatatgtttttttgagtaggatatttaccaacttatattctgaattatcgacacaagagttcgatcgattttgtgaagaagaatttgctgcatggttcaaatcatatgtaagtaaaaaatctatatttgtgtgatacatatgcatacttttaacaatttgtgttttgaccttaggttcaagctaatcaATCTCACCTTGAAcaagaatggctaatccatctgtcatggggtccaaattcatgcgtacgcacttggccagcatatttcataaatggatataattttcatactcaagactatggaatgggcaagaataccatgaatagtggggtgcgtatcgtcatccaatgaaggaggtccaagtaatgatttttatggtttgttggatgaaattatagaagtagaatacccgggaccacaaatgcaagttatattatttatgtgtcacTGGTTTGACCTGTTAGAGGGATGaaagtgcatccacattataatttagttgaaataaatcataagagattttataagagatatgaaccatttgtgttggcacaacaagcaattcaagtattctattcttcatatccgagtttgaaacgcgataagattgattggtgggctgtttgtaaaactaaagcacgaaaaaaaattgaggcacgttgggaaaacattgcatatcaacaagaggaagtttcaaatacctttcagactgaggaatatattattccaactttacgagatcccaacggtgtagtaatcaacgtagatagaagtgaaattgatgatgatgatgatgaggatgaggaggaggaggaggaggaggaggaggaggaagaggaagaggaagaggaagaggaggaggaagaggaagaggaggatgaggatgataatgacaatgatgactttgatttttgatgatgggtaagttttgttagcttatttaaagaaatttcccatattttattgtatatactgtctcttttataatttgatttactttatctgttaacacattgtatttattcctacaggtcatcagaggtcacatttcataaatttcccctccatccttttccataatctttacataaaaatggtaagtttttaattatcctttgttatgtattagatctgtaattaactttattaaattgttgaaatttccagcatatatttcgacgtggtggaCGTAGACGGCGACCACAGGACCAGACACATCCATCACCTGCCAGTGAACCTAATCCACCCCCTACTCAAGCAGGCCCATCCCATGTGTCTTCTCCACCGGCATCATATTCTcctgccagtgtacctatgccaccccTTCATCAGCCGGGCCCTTCTCATGTACCTTCTGCACCGGTTTCATATTCGCCGCCACAAGTACCTTACCCAGAACAGTTACATGTCCACTCAGATCCTCCTGACTCAGCAAGAAAttcatttgctgagtttaggaatgatagagcccctttagtccccatcggtgattcgtaagtactataaaatattttatttgttagatctatcttaattatataatatcattattttgtaatttaatgcagctttgaaaatccggtacaagttgttcgagaaataaataggatcgtgaacaaccattggggaggagattctttgacatattcaagcactccaccagccacaaaacaactttggtggagcgagttcaaagtaaattttcttaacttcaattttacagtgattatataataaaataaatttctatttcagcgcttaaataattgggacccgaatgacgaaatggagatacgaagaatatttaaaaagaaatgtggcgatcacattagacatgtattaagtcacgcaaagagtcggcggaaaaaaccaaacttcatcactgaagaaaattgggagaggatcactctattttgggcaacggaggaaagtaaacaaaggagtgacctgaatagaatgaatcaatctcacaattctggtgactcaagtgctatatatgcgggaggctccattaacatagatgagcatagacggagaatggtaatagtttcactctttcacaaatttttaatatatatcaaattatttcgttatttgaaataatgtttttttagaccaaggagacagggaaggagccttctttcattgatgctttcactcgcacttttaaaaaaaagataacacatggagtggggcgagagcaaaagcagtcaaggttggaattaatttttattttaccttaatatatggtttaaatttaattatttacctaccattattgtcttaatattatatgtgtttctattatatctaatcaatatcgtatgtgttttacaaaacaggaaaaatatgatcaactcgagctagctcaaacatgctcacaagctggcatcgatagtcaggggtctgaggagtctgttggcaataatttgagtttatggttagaggccagtggaggaccaaaagggggaaggatattggggatgggttccttgagtagaacccaaagattagttggaacttcttcctccacatcagcacttacgacccaagtaaataccttgactgatgaggttagccatctgaaggaaataatttcgcaaagagaccaagaaagggtgcaaagagacctagaacgggctaatttggagaaagatattagagaaatgcgccgacaacaagaatttattatgcaacaccttcagttgagctccgctcaatgtcagaatcctcccaatgatgacgatgatgatgcctacgatgataacgatgatggcggtgatgatttttgataattttaataatgtatgatgatttttttcttatgtttactgctttacacattaatcaatggtttttaacttttcaactctgccatttgtaggttaagtctgttgtcttcttgcactgttccattgtcaatgtatgagatgacttatctttgacgtagactaatctatatgattcttagttgtgtaccagtaacaaaattaaagcataattaggcaatatgaatgaagtctctaatactctgactttatttttttcctgatttgataatgttgtttgtgcaggtctcaagttggtctgatctcagtgtagttgaagacagctatatttgttcacctcttttcggtattcctaagttctttaatatgcattgactgatctatatataaagttagctttaaataattatgttatagttgtttaattatataaagttaactttaaataattatgttaaaattaactttaaatagttgtttaattgtgttcattctttttgataagttactctttcttgttttatcttcaatgataatgatgcataaaagttctgaatttgatctatgtatagtttcaaaactatatagatacataaaagttttatatttcatctagaattacattacactattctaaaattctttactagataacgatgcatcctcctaccttaatattttgtaaagagttgttaaaaatgtgctaaacttattcatatgaaattgtcaactagttaacacaatgaaatgaacaattattttaaacatcatttagtttacattaaatatcaaccaaagacaaacctataaattcagcaaattaaaatgaaaaataaagttaactaagtgagaaaatttaaaccctaatatcatacttcacaatatctctctctcgttttctctatatgatgtgtcaattatattaggttgtatcgtagttacgatacatgtacttagcttcaaaataattcttataattttctttaccgttgttatgacatagatgattcatatcgttggtaaatatgacttttattatatttaggccttttattagaatgtttaaggaatttcatatttatgttttgtttccaattattctttttacatggtcatatcgtataatatttacaatctttcttgttagacatgatctagtttatttgtttgttgttatgtaggcaaaagagatttgatggggatcaaagattttgtggctcatgaagatgactatatgtattcttagtgttgttggttggatgatggatttataaaacattgggttgttgaactttgtatcatattttctagtagcttgaacaagatggatattgtaaactttgttgtaaactttatacttcttgaattatgagttgatcgatgtgttgaatgttaaatttgtatgtgttgaatgttaaattaggatgtgttgaatgttaaattaaattgtgttgaatgcatattatttgttatttgaatttggtttgtatgtatttggattgtattgcagaaagagattgaagctggaaaaaattatttgaaatagggacgaatttggcaacgaaaattatttgtccccattctatcgtaatttgggacaaaattattttcgtcccagaattcgttccagattttgggacgaattttgggacgaatccacaaaatttgtcccaaatttcgtcccagaatctgggacgaattgtggattcgtcccaaaattcgtcccagattctgggacgaattttgggacgaatccacaaatttcgtcccaaatttcgtcccagaatttgggacgaattctgggacgaaaaatTATCTGGTGTGTAATGAGCTTGGCAAGTTTTTGTTGCGAAAttcgttgccagttttgcaacaaatttattattcgttgcaaaattaggaacaaagatggcaacaaaaataattttgtccccgaatttgtccccaaattcgttgcaatattagggacaaacttggcaacaaaatataatttgtcaccgaattcgtccccaaatttgttgcaaaaatcaagacaattttggcggataatttatataaattcgtccctaaatttgttcctaggtttgcaacaaaaacagttttcgttgcaaatttctatacttttttgcaacgaatttggggacgaaaatttttttcgtcgccaaattcgtccccaaattcgtccccaaatttgcaacaatccataattcgttccaaaagttggcatcaaccattttgggacgaaaaaattttcgtcccaaaatttgtcgcaaaaatttttgcaacgaattttttttcaaaattcgtccccaattttgtcccgaaatcccttattttttgtagtgtaaGGACAATAGAGCGACataagatttcctacttagtgcatctaccACTTTGTTCACTTTCCCTGAAtaatagaggatttcacagtcatagtctttgaccagttcaagcCATCTCCCCTATCTCATGCTCAGGTCtttttgagtgaagaaatacttcagactttggtgatctgtgtaaatcttgcactgaactccctataagtaatgcctccaaatcttgagagccaagactaccgctgctaactcaaggtcttgagcaggatagttcttctcataatccttaagttgtctcgaGACATAAGCGATGACCTTGCCATTCTGCATCTGTACAACcccgagtcccaatttagaagcatcactgtaaatatcgaagCCTTCGTTATTCTCTGGGAGAGTCCGATTAGggtactggtcagtctccttttcagttcagtgaaactcttctcacaatcctctgtccactcaaattttgattctttctggtaagtgctGTCAGTGGTgaggcgatccttgagaagttctctacaaatttcctttagtagcctgctaatccaaggaaactcTTGATTTAACTGACATTCTTGGTCTATTCCatttactcacagcttctatttttgttgcaTCTACCAAAACCCCATCCTACCTACGTCCAGTCAGCTATCAACTCGTTtagacttcatgctagctatccggtcggcccgtcgacctagctgggcttcgtaccagacatcaggtcagcctgtcgacctgtctgggcttctcctgcacactcggtcagagtgttagataacaacgaaactataACCTgtgttatcattcatcaaaacttgagttagaccgttagtgctaagtGCACCAACAGTATCATGAGTTTGTCCATAGACAGTAGCCTTAACTGCCCCCTAGATCAGATAGTGATAGCATGAGTTTGCGTGCTGTTAAAACTTGATATATGTTTGTTATGTGCTTGTTATGTGTTTGCTTTATCCAGGCAATTTATTGGTTATACCTGCTGGAGCAAGTTAGTGATGAGTTATATTGTTGTTTATGGTTTGATTAGAAGATGATTTTATGTTGGTACTCTTACTTTGATAGCAAGTATTTATTACCTGAGATTGCATCTTTTGATCCTCTTATGTATAGTagcatgcactatcttcttatacccacTGAATTATTATACTCACTGCCCCTTGTTTTTCCTGTATTTTCAGGTTAGTAGGTAGAGGATATGTCATATCGCTCAAAGGTCTTGGCTATCGGTTCTACTCGAGTTTGGATTTTTGTTcaagttgttttattttttgttatgttgttgttgtttattattttctttccttCGTGGAATTGATAAGGTTTttgtaataatattataattgttaGTTTATGTAAATTAGTATGTTCACATGTTAATGCATACATACACATAGATATTTAAAAGATTAGTATGTTTTCATTTTACGAcgatatttaatttacttaatctgATTTTGATAACGATTTTTACTTCTCATATTGTCATTATATGATATCATCCGGTTTAACAGAAGAATATACTTTTGGGGTGTAAGAATTTTTTTGATATTAGAGTATGATTTGAAttcaaaaataaagatgaaaataacttttatagaaggaaaagaaaatctaaaaaaaacaTCCACAGAGTCTCCGAATACgacttaaataatattttttttaagcatgAGATTAGGTTATTACAAAATTTACCTATTAATTAATTGTATATCTTTAAAAGAGTTTTGATTTGAATGGTTTAAAGTCACATGGTTAAAtccgaaaaaaaaaattttatgatcTACAGAGCTCAAATCCTCCTGCATGCGTTGCCTTCTTTCCTATGTATGAGTGTGTCACCCCTTCCATGCCCTATCATCGATCATCCTTCCCTTGTCCCAGTAGGTGAGCAAAGCACCGCTCACCTATGTAACTCTAACAGTATTCACTAAAATAGTTATTATAAATTATGAACTCCTGTAGGCTACGATGACGATcaataaaagagaaaaacaaaCGCTCACCTCTGTAGCACCAACACTATCACTAAAATATTTACTATAGATTCTAAACCACTAGAGGCTACGATATATATGACTatcaataaaaggaaaaaaaaccatTTGAACAGAGTATGATCCAGAATACACAAGGGGATGATTTAAGGCAAAGTAAAACAACAAGTACTCATTATCCAAATTAAGAATTAATATTGACAATTTGTTTGCATATCTGATGATGCGATAACATATAATCTGTACTTAAATACAAAAAGATTCGATGAAGCAATGAACAATTAATTTTGTGTACAAATTAAGCTAATGCTGACAGAATCATTATCAACTGTGATAAGCCATGAACTCTAGAGCTAGCCACAACTAGATTACTATTGCAGTTGGAGGTCATAGAGTGTTCCCATGTGTTCTGGACGATCAATGAGTTGTGGATTCACACGAGAAGCAATTTGATAGAACACCTGCCATGTTAATAAGCTATCGGAGCCGGACTGATGTCGAGAGCCCACTGCTCGCTCAACTCGGACGGTAGAGGCCCAAGAGTCGATGCCCCATATTTGATTCTTTTGGAAGTCGATGCCATTAGCCTTGAGCAGCTCGACGGAGGAAGGGGCGTAACGGTCGCGGTTGATGTCGAAGTCACGGAAATTAAATTCCCACACGTAACGCACACAAGTGCCGTCGCTGTAGATGGCACATGGGAGGTTGCCGGCGGCGTCGGAGAGGGTGAGACCGACCTGGATGATGCGGAGGGCCTCGACGTTGGCACGGATCAATTCGTAGCGCTGGGGGAGGGTGAGGGTGCAGTAGGGATTTTTGGAAGCGACGACGACGCCAGGATACTCGGTGTCCAATGCGACGAAGGGGTGGAACGGGACGGCGGAGCGGATAAGGGCGAACTCCTCGTCGAGGTTATGAGCCCACACGGAGCGAACCTCGATTCTGCTGGTGCTGGCGGCGGAAGAGGAAATTGGCATATCGTTGTTGACAACTGCGACAGCCATTATGAGTTTGACGATATTAGAAATACCAAAGTACTGGAAGCTGGAGATCGAGGAGATGTTAGGTTTCGATCGATCGAGTTGGAGTGGAAATTGAAGGGAAGGATCGGAGGAGTTTAAATAGAGCAGCAGCAAATCAAAATCAAAGCGGGAAAATCGCAAACACACTCAACAGAATTAGTTGCTGCGAAATATTAGGAGATATATATGGAATTAATCAGGACTTTAAGTCAAGGATAAATCCAGCAGCAATTAGCGAACTCA contains:
- the LOC122010836 gene encoding probable CCR4-associated factor 1 homolog 11; this encodes MAVAVVNNDMPISSSAASTSRIEVRSVWAHNLDEEFALIRSAVPFHPFVALDTEYPGVVVASKNPYCTLTLPQRYELIRANVEALRIIQVGLTLSDAAGNLPCAIYSDGTCVRYVWEFNFRDFDINRDRYAPSSVELLKANGIDFQKNQIWGIDSWASTVRVERAVGSRHQSGSDSLLTWQVFYQIASRVNPQLIDRPEHMGTLYDLQLQ